The following coding sequences are from one Segnochrobactrum spirostomi window:
- a CDS encoding APC family permease, producing MSPTDAVTTAIRPTPRSTATLAANRLSLPEVVAQSIGTVAPSGTPALVIPVVFAVAGNGTWLAYLFATIALLFVAWSVNQFARHTASPGALYVFAGQGLGGLWGVIAGWSLLIAYLFTAGAVIGGAVNSLLVLAHTFGVQNSDQALTIVVSLAVIAGAWFLAYRDIRLSTRTTLAIELATVVLILVVVIGAVLFVGPVVDKAQFSLEGVGSDQLRLGLVLAFFSFVGFESATTLGAEAKDPHRAIPRAVFVSVLAIGLLFIISAYGLTSIFHGQTVSLDKAEAPLTTAAEGIHIRFVGSLIDLGVALSFFACTLGSINAGARVLFALSRHGLFHRSASAAHHLNATPHVAVSLLAVIAIALSLGLTQSGHGLLDTFGLLGTIATYGFLFAYILVAAGAPFFLRRIGHYKPWHALVSIITILLLLIPLAGSLYPVPAWPYSILPYIFLGLLALGVAWFLLLKVFSPASLAALEADLVPTSQSEAQVQTQAKVRS from the coding sequence ATGAGCCCGACCGATGCGGTGACAACCGCCATCCGCCCCACGCCCCGAAGCACCGCCACGCTCGCCGCCAATCGCTTGTCGCTCCCCGAAGTGGTGGCGCAATCGATCGGCACCGTCGCCCCGTCGGGCACGCCGGCGCTCGTCATTCCCGTCGTCTTCGCCGTCGCCGGCAACGGCACGTGGCTCGCTTATCTGTTCGCCACCATCGCCCTCCTGTTCGTCGCCTGGAGCGTCAACCAGTTCGCCCGCCACACCGCGAGCCCCGGCGCGCTCTACGTGTTCGCGGGGCAGGGGCTCGGCGGCCTCTGGGGCGTCATCGCGGGGTGGTCGCTCCTCATCGCCTATCTCTTCACCGCCGGTGCTGTGATCGGCGGCGCGGTGAATTCGCTGCTCGTCCTCGCCCACACCTTCGGCGTGCAGAATTCCGATCAGGCGCTCACCATCGTCGTCAGCCTCGCGGTGATCGCCGGCGCCTGGTTCCTCGCCTATCGCGACATCCGCCTGTCGACCCGTACCACCCTCGCCATCGAACTCGCGACCGTGGTCCTGATCCTCGTCGTCGTGATCGGCGCCGTCCTGTTCGTCGGGCCCGTCGTCGACAAGGCCCAGTTCTCGCTCGAAGGCGTCGGATCCGATCAGCTCCGGCTCGGCCTGGTGCTCGCCTTCTTCAGCTTCGTCGGTTTCGAGAGCGCGACGACGCTCGGCGCCGAGGCCAAGGACCCGCACCGCGCCATTCCCCGCGCGGTGTTCGTCAGCGTGCTCGCGATCGGCCTCCTCTTCATCATCTCGGCCTATGGCCTGACCAGCATCTTCCACGGCCAGACCGTCTCGCTCGACAAGGCCGAGGCGCCGCTCACCACGGCGGCGGAGGGGATCCACATCCGCTTCGTCGGCAGCCTCATCGATCTCGGCGTCGCCCTGAGCTTCTTCGCCTGCACCCTCGGCAGCATCAATGCCGGCGCCCGGGTGCTCTTTGCCCTGTCGCGCCACGGCCTGTTCCACCGCTCCGCCAGCGCGGCGCACCATCTGAACGCGACGCCGCACGTGGCGGTGAGCCTGCTCGCGGTTATCGCGATCGCCCTGTCGCTCGGCCTCACCCAATCGGGCCACGGGCTGCTCGACACCTTCGGCCTGCTCGGCACCATCGCGACCTACGGCTTCCTGTTCGCCTATATCCTGGTCGCCGCCGGCGCGCCGTTCTTCCTGCGCAGGATCGGGCACTACAAGCCCTGGCATGCGCTGGTCAGCATCATCACCATCCTGCTTCTGCTGATCCCGCTCGCCGGCAGCCTCTATCCCGTGCCCGCGTGGCCGTACTCGATCCTGCCTTACATCTTCCTCGGGCTGCTCGCCCTCGGGGTCGCCTGGTTCCTGCTCCTGAAGGTCTTCTCGCCGGCTTCGCTCGCGGCGCTCGAAGCGGATCTCGTCCCGACGAGCCAAAGCGAGGCGCAGGTCCAAACGCAGGCGAAGGTGCGGTCGTGA
- a CDS encoding nucleotidyltransferase family protein yields the protein MIARHSTLAHAAYHDLLRSLQDEAVSDLRGTPTRVERRGRIYWYDTYRVGSDVRKAYIGEDSEALRERLDSLAALKADREARRRARTRLIRILRAEGFMGVDAGTGSLLAALAGAGVFRLGGTIVGTHAFRLYEGELGLRYGLDEAAQTDDLDIASFERLSLALADTVSEPLQRVLGDFAFEPAPSLERAKAWRWRQTRNDLLVEFLTPSFSDTEELRPLAALGVHAQSLHYLNYLIAEPILAAVPYRSGVMVQIPRPERYAVHKLIVADRRAGRDALKARKDLLQAAFLIRALAEDRPDDLTEAYADARAAGPRWRDRLDASLARLPETRTILEGVAR from the coding sequence ATGATCGCGCGCCACTCGACCCTCGCCCACGCCGCCTATCACGATCTCCTGCGCTCGCTGCAGGACGAGGCGGTTTCCGATCTCCGGGGCACGCCGACGCGGGTCGAGCGGCGGGGCCGCATCTATTGGTACGACACCTACCGGGTCGGCTCCGACGTGCGGAAGGCCTATATCGGCGAGGACAGCGAGGCCCTGCGCGAGCGCCTCGACAGCCTCGCCGCGCTGAAGGCAGACCGCGAGGCGCGGCGGCGCGCCCGCACGCGCCTGATCCGCATCCTGCGGGCGGAGGGCTTCATGGGCGTCGATGCCGGCACCGGCAGCTTGCTCGCGGCGCTCGCCGGCGCCGGGGTCTTCCGCCTCGGCGGCACCATCGTCGGCACCCACGCCTTCCGCCTCTACGAGGGCGAGCTCGGGCTGCGCTACGGGCTCGACGAGGCGGCGCAGACCGACGATCTCGACATCGCGAGCTTCGAGCGGCTCTCCCTCGCCCTCGCCGATACCGTGTCCGAGCCGTTGCAGCGGGTGCTCGGCGACTTCGCCTTCGAGCCGGCGCCCTCGCTCGAGCGCGCCAAGGCCTGGCGCTGGCGGCAGACGCGCAACGACCTCCTCGTCGAATTCCTCACCCCGAGCTTCAGCGACACCGAGGAGCTACGGCCGCTGGCGGCGCTCGGCGTCCACGCGCAGTCGCTGCATTATCTGAACTACCTGATCGCCGAACCGATCCTCGCCGCGGTGCCGTATCGTTCGGGCGTCATGGTGCAGATCCCGCGGCCGGAGCGCTATGCCGTCCACAAGCTGATCGTCGCCGACCGCCGCGCCGGCCGCGACGCCCTGAAGGCGCGCAAGGACCTCCTTCAGGCGGCCTTCCTGATCCGCGCCCTCGCCGAGGACCGCCCGGACGACCTCACTGAGGCCTATGCCGACGCCCGCGCCGCCGGCCCCCGCTGGCGCGACCGGCTCGACGCGTCGCTGGCTCGCCTGCCCGAGACGCGGACGATTTTGGAGGGAGTCGCGCGATAG
- a CDS encoding mechanosensitive ion channel family protein, whose product MAAPHFSTEPESDRAPHRGRRPAFSIAALGLLLLALLAWAGPARPESLRASEPVDTSSPSATYQSFLKTVRTIEARYADYAADKTPANATALRQSVRRSHRLLDLSDQPPAVRGKVAAMAIGYLHDLLAQAPPIDPATIPGAVPTDPDKLPPRWIIPGTDIEIARVAAGETAGEYLFSARTIDDLSAAYEEIAGTEPLASPGYPSLHRLQIAVTGPFIPDALIARVPPALNEIVLDTPLWKILATLVIVLAVLIAAALWARLAWLMARRAQPTVRYAWRISMPLVFLALFSASEWAVLDELNLTGTFAVGEHVFSSVAHYLAAAWIAWTACFLVLEAIIAWPKIPRDVYDAHLLRLTARVTALLTTGAILAYGANEIGIPALGLVAGFGVGGIAVALAAQSTIENLFGGLSIFADRPFRIGDEIEYATDLEHIGGVVEAIGLRSSRIRATDGTLISVPNGDLAKVPITNRTRRDKHLFRRSFAVRADASAAQLRTLLARLRSLVAALPEVDERTRGDLEITITDLDIDAITIEVRAYVLAPDARSFHAIQERLIFGILDEIETLGAAIAGPGAPAEA is encoded by the coding sequence ATGGCGGCGCCGCATTTCTCGACAGAGCCAGAGAGCGATCGCGCACCGCACCGCGGGCGGCGGCCTGCATTCTCGATTGCCGCTCTCGGCCTCCTCCTCCTCGCCCTCCTGGCGTGGGCGGGCCCGGCGCGGCCCGAATCTCTCAGGGCGAGCGAACCGGTCGACACCTCGAGCCCGAGCGCGACCTACCAATCGTTCCTGAAAACGGTGCGGACGATCGAGGCGCGCTATGCGGACTATGCCGCCGACAAGACGCCCGCGAACGCGACGGCGCTGCGCCAAAGCGTGCGGCGGTCCCATCGTCTTCTCGACCTCAGCGATCAGCCGCCGGCCGTTCGCGGCAAGGTCGCGGCGATGGCGATCGGCTATTTGCACGACCTCCTGGCGCAGGCGCCTCCCATCGATCCGGCGACCATTCCCGGCGCCGTTCCGACCGATCCCGACAAGCTGCCGCCGCGATGGATCATCCCGGGCACCGACATCGAGATCGCCCGCGTCGCAGCCGGCGAGACGGCGGGCGAATATCTCTTCAGCGCCCGCACGATCGACGACCTCTCCGCCGCTTACGAGGAGATCGCGGGCACCGAGCCGCTCGCAAGCCCCGGCTATCCCTCGCTCCATCGCCTTCAGATCGCGGTTACCGGCCCCTTCATCCCCGACGCGCTGATCGCGCGCGTACCGCCCGCGCTCAACGAGATCGTGCTCGACACGCCGCTCTGGAAGATCCTCGCGACCCTCGTCATCGTGCTCGCCGTGCTCATCGCGGCCGCCCTGTGGGCGCGGCTCGCCTGGCTGATGGCGCGCCGCGCGCAGCCGACGGTGCGCTATGCCTGGCGCATCTCGATGCCGCTCGTCTTCCTCGCGCTGTTCTCGGCGTCCGAATGGGCGGTGCTCGACGAACTCAACCTGACCGGCACCTTCGCCGTCGGCGAGCACGTCTTCTCCTCGGTCGCCCACTATCTCGCCGCCGCCTGGATCGCCTGGACGGCATGCTTCCTGGTGCTCGAGGCGATCATCGCCTGGCCCAAGATCCCGCGCGACGTCTACGACGCGCACCTGCTGCGCCTCACGGCGCGGGTGACGGCGTTGCTCACGACCGGGGCAATCCTCGCCTATGGCGCCAACGAGATCGGCATCCCGGCTTTGGGGCTCGTCGCCGGCTTCGGGGTCGGCGGCATCGCGGTGGCGCTCGCCGCCCAATCCACCATCGAGAACCTGTTCGGCGGGCTCTCGATCTTCGCCGACCGTCCGTTCCGGATCGGCGACGAGATCGAATATGCGACCGACCTCGAACACATCGGCGGCGTCGTGGAGGCGATCGGCCTGCGTTCGAGCCGCATCCGGGCGACGGACGGCACCCTGATCTCGGTGCCGAACGGCGACCTCGCGAAGGTTCCCATCACCAACCGGACGCGGCGCGACAAGCACCTATTTCGGCGCAGCTTCGCCGTGCGCGCCGACGCCTCGGCAGCGCAGTTGCGCACCCTCCTCGCCCGCCTGCGATCCCTCGTGGCGGCGCTGCCCGAGGTGGACGAGCGCACCCGCGGCGACCTCGAGATCACGATCACCGACCTCGACATCGACGCCATCACCATCGAGGTGCGCGCCTACGTCCTCGCGCCGGACGCCCGCTCCTTTCACGCCATCCAAGAGCGCCTGATCTTTGGCATCCTCGACGAGATCGAGACGCTGGGCGCGGCGATTGCGGGACCGGGCGCACCGGCGGAGGCGTAG
- a CDS encoding autotransporter outer membrane beta-barrel domain-containing protein, which produces MVRHRVVVLLTGVSALAAIAAGAEEARAADPIRIVNTGANGTNATTAAVATPGLAGTPVNLTNATIIANARPTIIELGSVGGAGGEGRWRFLDKNIAGAKGGDGGAVTLVETATVSGGSENTVATPLLFLYSKGGAGGYGYKTDNGGIGAGGLGGTVTLDLRANVATTGSATPALYLLSQGGAAGVRQGTGGAPGGTSKERMQRDSGGAGGAVVATLAGTATVSTTGANAPAVVLASNGGAGGDADGTTSTYYASEGGAGGSVTLTNNGKIATTGENSSGVIAQSVGGSGGRGGGGALTEAAPGADGGNGGAIAVTNAGTITTRGNYSFGIIGQSVGGMGGQGKTAIFGSGGAGGAAGSGGAVSLANSGTIQTRKIGATAIVAQSIGGGNALDALQAGTPTTDHSGGNGGGGGILPWSTGGSGGPGGNGGAVVVVNSGTLSTGGNAAYGALLQSIGGGGGTGGGNVGIGAFLAVAIGGTGGGGGDGGAVTFDGTGGRIGTTGNRATGVLAQSIGGGGGTGGYATAASGGLLLSASVAVGGSGGGGGAGGVVTVRNASTITTWGEAADAIAASSIGGGGGTGGDARAYSASLSAVVSGLSLPAIAISSAVGGSGGGGGAGGTVDIANTATLETGGVGSVGIRALSVGGGGGEGGNALAYGLSVAVSPDSLGLNVTAAVGGSGGTGGNGGAVHIDNSGTVVTSHDSAAGLLLQSIGGGGGDGGAAVSTGNALGLYADVAYALAVGGRGGGGGSGGSVQADNSGVVSTSGNSAAALFAQSVGGGGGNGGEVVATVASGLTFDKTLNDLAHALPLADSVTATTVIGGTGGSGGNGGRVVIVTAAGSRLETAGAQSVGLFAQSVGGGGGTGGGGSAAAKGTVRADLSIGGRGGSAGSGGTVEITQGGTIATKGDASHGILAQSIGGGGGSGGTLKADRSSIPDNVNALWLKLRAETNADAFDKWAADNNLTPSKEAIVLFLTTMKTAVEGTDFYQSIAKSFKDSQFYKDFSAFRDNAQAYLAARQANALQLPDVSLVLSVGGNGGSGNVGGAVTVDNAGAIATLGDGAHGILAQSVGGGGGQGGLAYASGASSTNVSGRLGGSGGGGNAGGTVTLSNTGSISTAGAAAYGLVGQSIGGGGGAGVVSPGAGNRNIALSLSIGGAGGTGADGGDVSIANAGSIATTGKEAHGLVAQSIGGGGGIFLVNPKAAAVETQVAAESGLSQAIVSALLDFFGFSEPKDDGASDPATWTSASLSLGGSGGASGHGGAVGVTVSGTISTAGAGAFGVFAQSVGGGGGIANTIGAPDGVTYSASLGASGGAAGDGGPVSVTLAGENARIATSGNLATAVFAQSIGGGGGYAGVSSLLGKDLPIYGGAAGTSGDGGRIVIQSDPAASGFALETSGTTAHGIWAMSIGGGGGASARLMQGPNAEHPAPENADASARGTGQGGAIDITLAGGSISATGAGSFGILAQSGSQNADGSFDATRRGGDVTIDYTGTIEGGSGDGAAIGIDGGDQNLIEIGAGSVISAASGKAILTSFGNDMVVNYGTVVGDVDLGTGETTERNQFTNEAGGTYRSAGTGTIKLGGPGAGAYANLFQNLGTFDVGGVGQIATASVTQGTLDLGGVLLADVSRIGANVQSNDVLTADRLKVSGVAIKPYAVNGLLPGNFTVVTTANMLFGGVPATAGASPVSPISWSVAQTGNSLVISPSAAFLAKAQSLTSRALTKTERSMLQSAQTAWDSSNAGMAGFFAQAANLTTKQQFKALVNSASASESNNQPAVGQSFQSLDSLNASLSCPAFEGDGLRIHEGECVWSRVVGSRMARFGGSDGEGFNQSGMSYRVGAQWEVAPDWYLGATAAYNMSWLQASSGLSSTNGTGGDVSVALKHQMGPLLLAASLQAGYGTYETNNTLVVGTQQGAASNDTDLWTAGLKLRAAYEFAFQTWYVRPYVDVNVLHLSMPGYTFAANGMSVSSGSIDHWSGVLQPVLEVGSRVNVGDGAWVRPYVGVGGMFVAGNSINTTSTFSYGGTQGISYETSNEMPNALLDVGGGVQFMNRDGYEVRGQYRAQLANDFVGQELSLRLSMKF; this is translated from the coding sequence ATGGTTCGGCATCGCGTCGTGGTGCTCCTGACCGGCGTGAGTGCGCTCGCTGCGATCGCGGCGGGGGCGGAAGAGGCCCGCGCGGCGGATCCGATCCGCATCGTGAACACGGGTGCCAACGGCACCAATGCGACCACCGCCGCCGTCGCGACGCCGGGCCTCGCCGGAACGCCTGTGAACCTTACCAACGCCACGATCATCGCCAATGCGCGGCCCACCATCATCGAACTCGGCTCGGTCGGCGGGGCCGGTGGCGAGGGGCGTTGGCGCTTTCTCGACAAGAATATCGCGGGCGCCAAGGGCGGCGACGGCGGGGCGGTGACGCTCGTCGAAACGGCGACGGTCTCCGGCGGGTCGGAGAACACCGTCGCGACGCCGCTCCTCTTCCTCTATTCGAAGGGCGGCGCCGGCGGATACGGCTACAAGACCGACAACGGCGGCATCGGCGCCGGCGGCCTCGGCGGAACCGTCACGCTCGACCTCCGCGCCAATGTCGCGACGACGGGCAGCGCGACCCCGGCACTCTATCTCCTCTCCCAAGGCGGCGCCGCCGGCGTTCGTCAGGGCACGGGCGGCGCCCCGGGCGGGACCAGCAAGGAGCGCATGCAGCGCGATTCCGGCGGGGCCGGCGGCGCAGTCGTCGCGACCCTCGCCGGCACAGCTACGGTCTCTACAACGGGCGCGAACGCGCCGGCCGTGGTGCTCGCCTCGAACGGTGGCGCGGGCGGCGACGCGGACGGCACCACCAGCACCTATTATGCCTCGGAGGGCGGTGCCGGTGGTTCGGTCACGCTGACGAACAACGGCAAGATCGCAACCACCGGGGAGAATTCGTCCGGCGTGATCGCCCAGAGCGTCGGCGGCAGCGGCGGCCGGGGCGGCGGCGGCGCCCTGACGGAGGCGGCGCCCGGCGCCGACGGCGGCAACGGCGGCGCGATCGCGGTGACCAATGCCGGCACCATCACCACGCGCGGCAACTACAGCTTCGGCATCATCGGGCAGTCCGTCGGCGGCATGGGCGGCCAAGGCAAGACGGCGATCTTCGGCTCGGGCGGGGCTGGCGGCGCGGCGGGCTCGGGCGGGGCCGTGAGCCTCGCCAATTCCGGTACGATCCAGACGCGAAAGATCGGCGCCACAGCGATCGTCGCCCAGAGCATCGGCGGCGGCAATGCGCTCGACGCGCTGCAGGCGGGCACACCGACCACCGATCATTCCGGTGGCAATGGCGGTGGCGGCGGTATCCTGCCGTGGAGCACGGGCGGTAGCGGCGGGCCGGGCGGGAATGGCGGCGCGGTCGTCGTCGTCAACAGCGGGACGTTAAGCACCGGCGGCAATGCGGCCTACGGCGCGCTCCTGCAGAGCATCGGCGGTGGCGGCGGCACCGGTGGCGGCAACGTCGGCATCGGGGCGTTCTTGGCGGTGGCCATCGGCGGCACGGGTGGCGGCGGCGGCGACGGCGGCGCGGTGACCTTCGACGGCACCGGCGGCAGGATCGGCACCACCGGCAACCGCGCGACGGGCGTGCTCGCCCAGTCGATCGGAGGCGGCGGCGGCACCGGCGGCTACGCGACCGCAGCGTCGGGCGGATTGCTCCTCTCGGCTTCGGTTGCCGTGGGCGGCAGCGGTGGCGGCGGCGGGGCGGGCGGCGTGGTCACCGTCCGCAATGCCTCGACGATCACCACCTGGGGCGAGGCTGCCGATGCGATCGCGGCCTCCAGCATCGGCGGCGGCGGTGGCACCGGCGGCGATGCCCGCGCCTATTCCGCATCGCTCTCCGCCGTGGTGTCGGGGCTGAGCCTGCCGGCCATCGCCATCTCGTCCGCCGTCGGCGGATCGGGCGGCGGCGGCGGCGCCGGCGGCACCGTCGATATTGCCAACACGGCGACCCTGGAGACCGGCGGCGTCGGCTCCGTCGGTATCCGAGCGCTGAGCGTCGGCGGCGGCGGTGGTGAGGGCGGCAACGCCCTCGCCTACGGGCTGTCGGTCGCGGTCAGCCCGGATTCGCTCGGCCTCAACGTCACGGCAGCGGTGGGCGGCAGCGGCGGAACCGGCGGCAATGGTGGGGCCGTCCATATCGACAACAGCGGCACGGTGGTGACGAGCCACGATTCGGCGGCGGGCCTCCTTCTTCAGAGCATCGGCGGCGGCGGCGGCGATGGCGGCGCGGCGGTCTCAACGGGGAACGCGCTCGGCCTCTATGCCGACGTCGCCTACGCCCTGGCGGTCGGCGGCCGTGGCGGAGGCGGCGGGTCCGGCGGGTCCGTCCAAGCCGACAATAGCGGCGTCGTGTCGACCAGCGGCAACAGCGCGGCGGCGCTGTTCGCCCAATCGGTCGGCGGCGGCGGCGGCAACGGCGGCGAGGTCGTCGCGACGGTCGCTTCCGGCCTCACCTTCGACAAGACCTTGAACGACCTCGCCCACGCACTGCCGCTCGCCGACAGCGTCACCGCCACGACGGTCATCGGCGGAACGGGCGGCAGCGGTGGCAATGGCGGGCGCGTCGTCATCGTGACGGCGGCGGGCTCCCGGCTGGAAACCGCCGGCGCCCAATCGGTGGGTCTCTTCGCCCAGTCCGTCGGCGGCGGCGGTGGGACCGGTGGCGGCGGCAGCGCGGCGGCGAAGGGTACGGTTCGCGCCGACCTGTCGATCGGCGGCCGCGGCGGCAGTGCCGGCAGTGGCGGCACCGTCGAGATCACCCAAGGCGGCACCATCGCCACCAAGGGCGATGCCTCCCATGGCATCCTGGCGCAATCGATCGGCGGCGGCGGTGGCAGTGGCGGCACGCTGAAGGCGGACCGCAGCAGCATTCCCGACAACGTCAATGCGCTCTGGCTCAAGCTTCGTGCCGAGACCAACGCCGATGCCTTCGACAAATGGGCGGCCGACAACAATCTGACGCCGAGCAAGGAGGCGATCGTCCTGTTCCTCACCACGATGAAGACGGCAGTGGAGGGAACGGACTTCTATCAGAGCATCGCCAAGAGCTTCAAAGACTCGCAGTTCTACAAGGATTTTAGCGCATTCCGGGATAATGCGCAGGCCTATCTGGCGGCGCGCCAGGCCAACGCGCTCCAACTGCCCGACGTGTCGCTCGTCCTGTCGGTCGGCGGCAACGGCGGGAGCGGTAATGTCGGCGGCGCGGTGACGGTCGACAACGCCGGCGCGATCGCGACCCTCGGTGATGGCGCGCACGGCATCCTGGCCCAGTCGGTCGGCGGCGGTGGCGGCCAAGGCGGCCTCGCTTATGCGTCCGGGGCGAGCAGCACCAACGTCAGCGGCCGGCTCGGTGGCAGCGGCGGCGGTGGCAACGCGGGCGGCACCGTCACGCTCTCGAACACCGGCTCGATTTCGACCGCCGGCGCAGCCGCCTATGGTCTGGTCGGTCAGTCGATCGGCGGCGGCGGCGGCGCGGGGGTCGTTTCGCCCGGGGCCGGCAACCGGAACATCGCGCTCAGCCTGTCGATCGGCGGGGCCGGCGGCACCGGCGCGGATGGTGGCGACGTGTCGATCGCCAATGCGGGCAGCATCGCCACCACCGGCAAGGAAGCGCATGGCCTCGTCGCCCAGAGCATCGGCGGCGGCGGCGGCATCTTCCTCGTCAATCCTAAGGCGGCGGCAGTGGAGACGCAGGTTGCGGCCGAGAGCGGCCTATCCCAGGCGATCGTCTCGGCCCTTCTGGATTTCTTCGGGTTCAGCGAACCCAAGGACGATGGTGCGAGCGATCCTGCGACGTGGACCTCGGCGAGCCTCTCGTTGGGCGGTTCGGGCGGGGCGAGCGGCCACGGCGGGGCGGTCGGCGTCACCGTGTCCGGTACCATCTCCACGGCCGGCGCTGGGGCGTTCGGCGTCTTCGCCCAATCGGTCGGCGGCGGCGGTGGCATCGCGAACACCATCGGTGCCCCGGACGGCGTCACCTATTCGGCGTCGCTCGGGGCCTCGGGCGGAGCGGCCGGTGACGGCGGACCGGTCAGCGTCACGCTTGCCGGCGAAAATGCCCGGATCGCCACCTCCGGCAATCTCGCGACGGCCGTCTTCGCGCAATCGATCGGCGGCGGCGGCGGCTATGCCGGCGTCTCGAGTCTTCTCGGCAAGGACCTGCCTATCTATGGCGGCGCCGCGGGCACCAGCGGCGACGGCGGGCGGATCGTGATTCAAAGCGATCCCGCCGCCTCCGGTTTCGCCCTCGAGACGAGCGGGACCACCGCACACGGCATCTGGGCGATGTCGATCGGCGGCGGCGGTGGCGCATCGGCGCGTCTTATGCAAGGCCCGAACGCGGAACACCCCGCCCCGGAGAACGCCGACGCCTCCGCCCGCGGCACGGGCCAGGGCGGTGCCATCGACATCACTCTGGCGGGCGGTTCGATCTCGGCGACCGGTGCCGGGTCGTTCGGCATCCTCGCTCAGAGCGGTTCCCAGAATGCCGACGGCTCGTTCGATGCGACGCGACGCGGCGGCGATGTCACGATCGATTATACCGGCACGATCGAAGGCGGCTCCGGCGATGGCGCGGCCATCGGGATCGACGGCGGCGATCAGAACTTGATCGAGATCGGTGCCGGCTCCGTCATCAGCGCGGCGTCCGGCAAGGCGATCCTGACGTCGTTCGGCAACGATATGGTCGTGAACTACGGGACCGTCGTCGGCGATGTCGACCTCGGCACCGGTGAGACCACCGAGCGCAATCAATTCACCAACGAAGCGGGTGGCACCTACCGCAGCGCCGGGACGGGCACGATCAAGCTCGGCGGTCCCGGCGCCGGGGCCTATGCGAACCTCTTCCAGAACCTGGGCACTTTCGATGTGGGGGGTGTCGGTCAGATCGCGACGGCGAGTGTGACGCAGGGGACGCTGGACCTCGGCGGTGTGCTGCTCGCGGACGTGAGTCGGATTGGGGCCAACGTGCAGTCGAACGATGTCCTGACGGCCGACCGCCTCAAGGTGAGTGGCGTGGCGATCAAGCCTTATGCGGTGAACGGTCTGCTGCCGGGCAACTTCACCGTGGTGACGACCGCCAACATGCTGTTTGGCGGGGTGCCGGCGACGGCGGGGGCGAGCCCGGTGAGCCCGATCTCGTGGAGCGTGGCGCAGACCGGCAACAGCCTGGTGATCTCGCCGTCGGCGGCGTTCCTGGCCAAGGCGCAGAGCCTGACGTCGCGGGCGCTGACCAAGACCGAGCGCTCGATGCTTCAGAGCGCGCAGACCGCCTGGGATTCGAGCAATGCCGGGATGGCGGGCTTCTTCGCCCAGGCGGCGAACCTGACGACGAAGCAGCAGTTCAAGGCGCTGGTAAACAGCGCGAGCGCGTCGGAGAGCAACAACCAGCCGGCGGTGGGTCAGTCGTTCCAATCGCTCGATTCGCTCAATGCGTCGCTGAGCTGCCCGGCGTTCGAGGGTGACGGCTTGCGCATTCACGAGGGCGAGTGCGTGTGGTCGCGGGTTGTGGGCTCGCGGATGGCACGGTTCGGCGGCAGCGACGGAGAAGGCTTCAACCAGAGCGGCATGAGCTACCGGGTCGGTGCGCAATGGGAGGTGGCGCCGGATTGGTATCTCGGGGCGACGGCGGCCTACAACATGAGCTGGCTGCAGGCGAGCAGCGGGCTGAGCTCGACGAACGGCACGGGCGGCGACGTCTCGGTGGCGCTGAAGCACCAGATGGGGCCGTTGTTGCTGGCGGCGTCGCTGCAGGCCGGCTACGGCACGTACGAGACGAACAACACGCTGGTGGTCGGGACGCAGCAGGGCGCGGCGTCGAACGACACGGACCTCTGGACGGCCGGCCTGAAGCTGCGGGCGGCGTACGAGTTCGCATTCCAGACGTGGTATGTGCGGCCCTATGTGGACGTGAACGTGCTGCATCTTTCGATGCCGGGCTACACGTTCGCGGCGAACGGGATGAGCGTGTCGTCGGGCTCGATCGACCATTGGAGCGGCGTGCTACAGCCGGTGCTCGAGGTTGGGTCACGGGTCAATGTCGGGGACGGTGCGTGGGTTCGGCCCTATGTCGGGGTGGGTGGCATGTTCGTGGCGGGCAACAGCATCAACACGACGTCGACGTTCTCGTACGGGGGCACGCAGGGGATCTCGTACGAGACGAGCAACGAGATGCCGAATGCGCTGCTCGACGTCGGCGGCGGCGTGCAGTTCATGAACCGGGACGGCTACGAGGTACGCGGCCAATACCGCGCCCAGCTCGCCAACGACTTCGTCGGCCAGGAACTCTCGCTCCGCCTCTCCATGAAATTCTGA